In Gammaproteobacteria bacterium, the DNA window CCACATCGCGTCGCGGTGCTACGGGGTAACGGCTTTCCGGGTCAGTTGCTGGCGTTTTTGATGCAGGTAGGCGCGAACCTGCCGGCGCTGGCTGGGTTCCTCGCTAGTCAGTGCGTTCAATTTTTGTCGATAACCATCATCATCGGGCATCAGACTGAGCATTTTCTCGGCCAGTTCAAGCGCTTCGTCATAGACGCTGATTTCCATTAGTAAATCGCTGAGCAAATCCAGCGCTGGCAAGTTGTCGGGATCCAGGCCCAGTGCCTTGACCAACAAAGGCATAATGCCATACACGATATCTTCGGAAGCGTGTAAATCCAGTTCAACCGCTTCCCGCCATTGCTTAAGAGCCTCCGTGTAGAGTTCGACGGCTGCTGCATTCTCCATGGGTGATCCTCGGTGAGGTATTTTTTATCATTATTGGCGGGTCTCGTTCAGTTTGCAATCGACTATAGAGACGGGAAGTTGAGCGTCGCGCCCTGGTTGCGAATCACCTCGGCGTAAAACTGGCCACTGGCCTTAATCGTGCGCTGTTGCGTTGCATAGTCCACATGCGCCAATCCGAAACGCTGCGAGTAGCCGTATGCCCATTCAAAATTATCCAGCAGGGACCAGGCGAAATAACCCCGCAGATCCACACCCTTACGCCGCGCCTCCAAAACCGCGCACAGATGATCTTGCAAGTAGCGTTGCCGGAGCGGGTCGTTTACCGCCCCATCGGCTTGTGGCGGATCGTAAAAAGCCGCGCCATTTTCGGTGACGTACAGGGGCAACGGCCCATAGCGCTGGGCGACCCATTCCAGAATCTCCGTCAACCCTTGCGGATATACCTCCCAGTCCAGGCTGGTGTGCATCTGCCGGGACTGGCGAACCCGACTGGCTTGCAATGGCCAGTCGCCGGGATCATGTTGCACGACCTGCCGGCTATAGTAATTAATGCCGAGAAAATCCAGCGGTTGGCGAATCGCCTCCACGTCACTATCGGGAAAGTCGGGCCAGGCCGCTCCAAAGATCTCAGCTAACTCCGATGGATAAGCGCCCAGGAAAACCGGATCAAGATATTGGCGATTCCAATAGGCGTCGGCGCGCTGGGCAGCGGCGAAATCCGCCGGGGTTTCCGTCGCCGAATATTTAGGCTCCAGATTGACCACGAATCCAATCTGATGGCGGCCTTCAGCCCGATAAGTTTGCACGGCGGCGGCATGGGCGCGCAGCAAGTTATGCGAGGCATATGGCGCGGCGAAGACATTACGCTGACCCGGTGCCAGCACGCCATGCAGGTAGCCGCCATCGACCACAACCCACGGCTCGTTCAGAGTAACCCAGAGTTTGACCCGGTCGTC includes these proteins:
- a CDS encoding beta-glucosidase, encoding MSDPSLFPNDFLWGAATSAYQIEGSPLADGAGPSIWHEFAHTPGRTCDGDTGDVACDHYRRYREDVALMGELGLNAYRFSIAWSRVLPEGQGRVNPLGLDFYQRLVDALLERGIQPMATLYHWDLPAALDRRGGWLNPDSAAWFADYAQVLFRALDDRVKLWVTLNEPWVVVDGGYLHGVLAPGQRNVFAAPYASHNLLRAHAAAVQTYRAEGRHQIGFVVNLEPKYSATETPADFAAAQRADAYWNRQYLDPVFLGAYPSELAEIFGAAWPDFPDSDVEAIRQPLDFLGINYYSRQVVQHDPGDWPLQASRVRQSRQMHTSLDWEVYPQGLTEILEWVAQRYGPLPLYVTENGAAFYDPPQADGAVNDPLRQRYLQDHLCAVLEARRKGVDLRGYFAWSLLDNFEWAYGYSQRFGLAHVDYATQQRTIKASGQFYAEVIRNQGATLNFPSL